One part of the Rutidosis leptorrhynchoides isolate AG116_Rl617_1_P2 chromosome 1, CSIRO_AGI_Rlap_v1, whole genome shotgun sequence genome encodes these proteins:
- the LOC139876118 gene encoding uncharacterized protein isoform X1 gives MAVDDIEPSRKRKKLSPIQKLTPHQKVEIRSLEDGFEGSWHSATVIDVKNQNLVVKFDHILCDDGSDNMVESIPVFVRNHERIRIRPVPPRFKDNIRCLHYGQCVDVFHQDAWWEGVIFDYNDLSEERYVFFPDIGDELRASINDIRLTRDWNVVTEEWNLCGDWVFLEVLEELELESPVLVSVKQIWYELRMKKRFEKDIKEWTFKVRDIWKETIKEVILDNLKLTMVHFFGSLQGKSVQNQNLDINKQFVDSIVKVKASFFDSLAVLPVDSNILPIEDNADTDDDDVGPPGFSKREIISTRIYDPSNNWTKVNESCMVEHDLAIQPKCCPDSIFQYYEYKNNDSRPPQALAVKVRQHLLYLGWKVEFKKDNNGSRTCQNVRYRYTSPNKKLYFSLNVLCADICNRSSEFASLESHKRAQLSMEVDSEYCPQAVVDYYSTTLDENHDWQQRRDVESMNLCDRAKKHLRAVGWLMSYADVMCRRPLYTSPNGKKFQSFRQACIYYIQNSSISDVNMEKSEGGESKKEKAVGKLIIKKKDGRFSIKAAAKRKESLFNVKLDEETESSSRKKHVLRSCKRVREENSPMQQTPRTVLSWLVDNNVIVPRSKVFYRCKKDGHTMKEGRVNRDGIKCSCCQMLFSVSKFEIHAGSSNKRPSANIFLEDGRSLLDCQLQLKSDQSAKLFKKEPRKIKGNRQKIINDNDYICSVCHYGGELVLCDQCPSSFHTRCLGLEEVPDGDWFCPSCCCRICNQNKYSDECEQDTDNKILNCEQCERRYHIGCVKRKEGFLKLASYPQVNWFCSLRCEEIHSGLNNLLGKPIPVGRDDLTWTILKHKRPDDVDHDITTIQEMAESYSKLNIAISVMHECFEPVKEPRTQRDIVEDVIFCRWSELNRLNFKGFYTVLLEKEDELISAASIRIYGEKVAELPLIGTRFRYRRSGMCHALMSVLEKKLVELGIERLVLPAVPSVLKTWTSSFGFSVMTESQKLDFLGYTFLDFQGTHMCQKYLNYGDQPSAESRDAIIAVSEVSQVEKIKESGIMVDQHSLSSITQDDQTINGTGSASLEILANDQPSHPHVQCQSQTSAECSIIESSNINENDNNRNNGHVLLKCYHRRKMVACGS, from the exons ATGGCGGTTGACGACATTGAACcttcaagaaaaagaaaaaaacttTCACCCATTCAGAAGCTTACGCCTCACCAAAAAGTTGAA ATAAGGAGTCTTGAAGATGGTTTTGAAGGCTCATGGCACTCTGCAACTGTGATAGATGTTAAGAACCAGAATCTTGTTGTCAAATTCGATCACATTCTATGTGATGATGGTTCAGATAACATGGTCGAATCCATCCCAGTTTTCGTTCGTAATCATGAAAGAATAAGAATAAGGCCCGTGCCGCCTCGGTTTAAGGATAATATTAGGTGTCTTCATTATGGACAATGTGTTGATGTGTTTCATCAAGATGCATGGTGGGAAGGTGTTATTTTCGACTATAATGATTTGTCTGAAGAAAGATACGTTTTCTTTCCTGATATTGGTGATGAACTTAGGGCTTCAATTAACGACATACGGTTGACTCGTGATTGGAATGTAGTTACCGAAGAATGGAATTTATGTGGGGATTGGGTTTTTCTTGAAGTACTTGAGGAATTAGAGTTAGAATCGCCGGTTCTTGTTTCCGTTAAACAAATTTGGTATGAATTGAGAATGAAGAAACGTTTCGAGAAAGACATTAAGGAGTGGACATTTAAGGTTAGGGATATATGGAAAGAAACCATTAAAGAAGTGATTTTAGATAATTTAAAGTTAACAATGGTTCACTTTTTTGGTAGTTTGCAAGGGAAAAGTGTTCAAAATCAAAACTTGGATATAAACAAACAGTTTGTTGACTCGATTGTAAAAGTCAAAGCCTCTTTCTTTGATTCTCTTGCAGTTTTACCCGTTGATTCTAATATTTTACCCATCGAAGATAATGCTGATACCGATGATGATGATGTGGGTCCGCCTGGATTTTCAAAAAGAGAAATTATTAGCACCCGAATTTATGATCCAAGTAATAACTGGACCAAAGTCAACGAATCTTGTATGGTTGAACATGATCTAGCTATTCAACCTAAGTGCTGTCCCGATTCAATATTTCAATACTATGAGTATAAGAATAATGATTCTAGGCCTCCTCAAGCGTTAGCAGTGAAAGTTAGACAACACTTGTTGTATCTAGGTTGGAAAGTTGAGTTTAAAAAAGATAATAACGGGTCAAGAACATGTCAAAATGTTAGATATCGTTACACCAGCCCCAACAAAAAACTGTACTTTTCACTGAATGTTTTATGTGCGGATATATGTAACCGTTCATCTGAATTTGCTTCTCTAGAGTCACATAAACGGGCACAATTGTCAATGGAGGTTGACTCTGAATATTGTCCGCAGGCCGTGGTTGACTATTATTCGACTACGTTAGATGAAAATCATGATTGGCAGCAAAGGAGAGATGTTGAATCTATGAATTTGTGTGATAGGGCAAAGAAACATTTGCGTGCGGTTGGATGGTTAATGTCTTATGCTGATGTCATGTGTCGACGGCCTTTGTACACGTCACCAAACGGAAAAAAGTTCCAATCTTTTCGTCAAGCTTGCATTTATTacatacaaaatagtagtatttctGATGTAAATATGGAAAAAAGTGAAGGAGGAGAGAGTAAAAAAGAAAAGGCGGTTGGTAAACTCATAATCAAGAAAAAGGACGGTCGTTTTAGTATTAAAGCAGCAGCGAAAAGAAAAGAATCTTTGTTTAATGTAAAATTAGATGAAGAAACCGAAAGTTCTTCAAGAAAAAAACATGTGTTAAGGTCTTGCAAAAGGGTTCGTGAAGAGAATTCTCCAATGCAACAAACCCCTCGAACCGTTTTATCTTGGTTGGTAGATAATAATGTTATCGTACCAAGATCAAAAGTTTTTTACCGTTGTAAAAAAGATGGGCATACAATGAAAGAAGGCCGGGTAAATCGAGATGGGATTAAATGTAGTTGTTGTCAAATGCTTTTTAGTGTTTCAAAGTTTGAAATTCATGCTGGTAGCTCAAATAAACGACCTTCAGCTAACATATTTCTTGAAGATGGTCGTTCGTTACTAGATTGTCAATTGCAGCTCAAAAGTGATCAAAGTGCAAAACTTTTCAAGAAAGAACCTCGCAAAATAAAGGGTAATCGACAAAAAATAATAAACGATAACGATTATATTTGTTCTGTTTGTCATTATGGCGGGGAATTAGTTCTATGTGACCAATGCCCATCATCGTTTCACACAAGATGCCTAGGGTTAGAG GAGGTCCCGGATGGTGATTGGTTCTGCCCGTCATGCTGTTGCCGCATTTGTAACCAAAACAAATATAGTGATGAGTGTGAGCAAGATACGGATAATAAAATTCTGAATTGTGAACAGTGTGAAAGAAGAT ATCATATTGGGTGCGTAAAAAGAAAAGAAGGTTTCTTGAAACTAGCGAGTTATCCTCAAGTAAATTGGTTTTGTAGTCTGAGGTGCGAAGAG ATTCATTCCGGCCTTAACAATCTTTTGGGGAAACCGATTCCGGTGGGTAGGGATGATTTAACATGGACTATATTGAAACACAAGAGACCTGATGACGTGGACCATGACATCACAACTATCCAAGAAATGGCCGAGAGCTATAGCAAGCTAAATATTGCCATTAGTGTGATGCATGAGTGTTTTGAACCCGTAAAGGAacctcgcacccaacgagatataGTCGAAGATGTTATTTTCTGTAGATG GTCAGAACTAAACCGTTTGAACTTTAAGGGATTCTATACAGTTCTTCTGGAAAAAGAGGACGAACTAATTTCAGCAGCTTCAATAAG GATTTATGGAGAAAAAGTTGCGGAGCTCCCTCTTATTGGTACAAGATTTCGGTACCGTAGAAGTGGGATGTGTCATGCTCTAATGAGCGTGCTTGAGAAG AAACTTGTGGAATTAGGAATAGAAAGACTAGTTTTGCCTGCTGTTCCAAGTGTGCTTAAGACGTGGACGTCATCGTTTGGTTTCTCGGTGATGACTGAATCTCAAAAATTGGACTTTCTTGGCTACACGTTTCTTGATTTCCAAGGCACGCATATGTGTCAAAAATACTTGAATTACGGGGATCAACCTTCAGCAGAATCTAGAG ATGCTATTATTGCCGTTTCTGAAGTGTCTCAAGTAGAAAAAATCAAGGAGAGTGGTATAATGGTGGATCAGCATTCGTTAAG TAGTATTACTCAGGACGACCAGACCATTAATGGCACCGGCTCCGCTTCTCTTGAAATATTG GCAAATGATCAACCATCTCATCCTCATGTTCAATGTCAAAGTCAAACAAGTGCTGAGTGTTCTATCATTGAATCTtcaaatattaatgaaaatgacAACAATCGCAATAATGGACATGTTCTTCTGAAATGCTATCATCGGAGAAAGATGGTTGCTTGTGGGAGCTGA